The following proteins are encoded in a genomic region of Natrinema sp. DC36:
- a CDS encoding mechanosensitive ion channel family protein, translating to MRRVLQGNESSAGNASSAVNAIQRNIPGDPPEILIEIALAFVVLAVGWYLSKVAVRIAGRTVARRIERPSVTRTALRGVRAAVLIWAAVVAASILGVGDTQILLSVTVISAVIAVVLAPVVGSLINGLYVLADRPYEIGDMIEVSDAGHRGFVEDITIRYTKIFTLQNTFIVIPNSEIHARDVINYSAEDERTRVSLRLDITYESDLEAARKATERAARSVDDVISGGPDIRIGSARYAAAPSCYINEYGDHGVALELFFWMKHPYKQTVVRSAVQDAIGERLADLDVEFAYPHRHHVFDETSGVARLAVDDSGFARTAADSPVEPGGSPADPADQ from the coding sequence ATGCGCAGGGTCCTTCAGGGTAACGAGAGCTCCGCGGGAAATGCGAGCTCGGCGGTCAACGCGATTCAGCGCAACATTCCCGGTGATCCTCCCGAGATCCTCATCGAGATCGCCCTCGCGTTCGTCGTGCTCGCCGTCGGCTGGTACCTCTCGAAGGTCGCGGTTCGGATCGCCGGTCGAACGGTCGCCCGTCGAATCGAACGACCGAGCGTCACGCGAACCGCTCTCCGCGGTGTCAGGGCCGCCGTTCTCATCTGGGCGGCCGTCGTCGCTGCGAGTATCCTCGGCGTCGGCGACACGCAAATCCTCCTCTCGGTGACCGTGATCTCGGCCGTCATCGCAGTCGTGCTCGCCCCGGTGGTCGGCAGCCTGATCAACGGTCTCTACGTCCTCGCCGACCGGCCCTACGAGATCGGTGACATGATCGAGGTCTCCGACGCCGGCCACCGCGGGTTCGTCGAGGACATCACGATCCGGTACACCAAGATCTTCACCCTCCAGAACACCTTCATCGTCATTCCGAACTCCGAAATCCACGCGCGCGATGTCATCAATTATTCCGCGGAAGACGAGCGCACGCGGGTCTCTCTCAGGCTCGACATCACCTACGAGAGCGATCTCGAGGCGGCGCGAAAGGCCACCGAGCGGGCCGCTCGAAGCGTCGACGATGTCATCTCCGGTGGTCCGGACATTCGGATCGGCAGCGCCCGGTACGCCGCAGCGCCCTCCTGTTACATCAACGAGTACGGCGACCACGGGGTCGCTCTGGAGCTGTTCTTCTGGATGAAACATCCCTACAAGCAGACCGTCGTCCGGTCGGCGGTGCAAGACGCTATCGGCGAACGGTTGGCGGATCTCGACGTGGAGTTCGCCTACCCGCACCGCCACCACGTCTTCGACGAAACCAGCGGCGTCGCGCGACTGGCCGTCGACGATTCAGGCTTCGCGCGAACAGCCGCGGACTCACCCGTCGAACCGGGCGGGAGTCCCGCGGATCCGGCCGATCAGTAA
- a CDS encoding universal stress protein, producing the protein MYDDVLIPTDGSDTISQTLAHGLPIATNNDATVHSLYVVDSRVTAAAGEDTSTDLERTLEDEGRKAVATVEERATAEGLETVSEVRQGTPAKTILEYADEQGIDLIVIGTRGKSPREKVTSLGSVSERVVDNASIPVFVVRNAGDE; encoded by the coding sequence ATGTACGACGACGTCCTCATTCCCACCGACGGAAGCGATACGATCTCCCAGACGCTGGCTCACGGACTGCCGATCGCGACGAACAACGACGCGACGGTCCACTCGCTGTACGTGGTCGATAGCCGCGTCACCGCCGCCGCCGGTGAAGACACCAGTACGGACCTCGAGCGGACGCTCGAGGACGAGGGCCGGAAGGCCGTCGCCACCGTCGAAGAACGGGCGACGGCCGAGGGCCTCGAGACCGTCAGCGAGGTGCGTCAGGGGACGCCCGCGAAGACGATCCTCGAGTACGCCGACGAGCAGGGGATCGATCTGATCGTTATCGGCACTCGCGGGAAGAGTCCGCGCGAGAAGGTGACCTCGCTCGGGAGCGTCTCGGAGCGGGTGGTCGACAACGCCTCGATTCCGGTGTTCGTCGTGCGAAACGCGGGCGACGAATAA
- a CDS encoding universal stress protein encodes MSLVVVPVRYPLSKHSRRTLERAIEVAREREAALTILHVDLYQNGKKVTRLDLKNAVERAFGRLENARYVVRTGFLVEESILDEVAAEQADAVVIGSKQASRLRRIFQRFTDNPDIDRYLRSHLDCEVITVESASA; translated from the coding sequence ATGTCGCTGGTCGTGGTTCCCGTTCGGTATCCGTTGTCAAAGCACTCGAGACGAACGCTCGAGCGGGCGATCGAGGTCGCCCGCGAGCGGGAGGCCGCGTTGACGATCCTCCACGTCGACCTCTACCAGAACGGGAAAAAAGTGACGCGTCTGGACCTGAAAAACGCCGTCGAGAGAGCGTTCGGACGGCTGGAAAACGCCCGTTACGTCGTTCGAACCGGTTTTCTCGTCGAGGAGAGCATCCTCGACGAAGTCGCGGCGGAGCAAGCCGACGCCGTCGTCATCGGGAGCAAGCAAGCGAGTCGGCTCCGACGCATCTTCCAGCGCTTTACGGACAATCCCGATATCGACCGGTATCTCCGGAGCCACCTCGACTGCGAAGTCATTACGGTCGAAAGCGCGAGCGCGTAA
- a CDS encoding DUF5816 domain-containing protein — MQTWSTDDDGTVYISETDGDKGSKGPFLVAYESSTADSRYGWFCTNCETLDNAMDSMGRIKCNRCGNFRKPTEWDAAHE; from the coding sequence ATGCAAACCTGGTCGACCGACGATGACGGCACCGTCTATATTTCGGAGACGGACGGCGACAAGGGGTCGAAGGGGCCGTTTCTCGTCGCCTACGAATCCAGCACTGCCGACAGCCGCTACGGCTGGTTCTGTACGAACTGTGAGACCCTCGACAACGCGATGGATTCGATGGGCCGAATCAAATGCAATCGATGTGGAAACTTTCGGAAGCCCACCGAGTGGGACGCCGCTCACGAGTGA
- a CDS encoding alanine--glyoxylate aminotransferase family protein — protein MAQQPSTEATRAPSVGELTPPNRTLMGPGPSDVNPRVLRAMSTPLVGHLDPAFIEIMDEVQELLRYTFRTDNQWTIPVSGTGSAAMEAAIGNVVEPGDTMLVPTNGYFGGRMASMAQRAGGEVVEVDAPWGEPLEPDDVADALAEHDPDVFGFVHAETSTGVLQPDVPELTDAAHDHDALVIADSVTSLGGVELRVDKWDIDVAYSGPQKCLSCPPGASPLTLSDEAMEKVLSREEDPRSWYLDLSLLEGYWGEERAYHHTAPITNVYALREALRLVAEEGIEDRWARHERLAGALKAGMEAMGLEMNAPDEYWLPSLNAVRVPEGIDDGEVCDALIERYDLEIAGGLGDLAGEIFRIGCMGHSARPENVIYVVTALGDVLESMGAAVDPGAGVTATRNALEE, from the coding sequence ATGGCTCAGCAACCGTCGACCGAGGCGACTCGCGCGCCGTCCGTTGGCGAACTCACTCCACCGAATCGAACCCTGATGGGGCCAGGACCGAGCGACGTGAACCCGCGCGTGCTCCGGGCGATGAGCACGCCGCTCGTTGGTCACCTCGACCCCGCCTTCATCGAGATCATGGACGAGGTCCAGGAGCTATTGCGCTATACCTTCCGAACGGACAATCAGTGGACGATTCCGGTCTCGGGGACCGGCTCGGCCGCGATGGAAGCCGCCATCGGGAACGTCGTCGAGCCCGGCGACACGATGCTCGTCCCGACGAACGGTTACTTCGGCGGCCGGATGGCCTCGATGGCGCAGCGGGCCGGCGGCGAGGTCGTCGAGGTCGACGCTCCGTGGGGCGAACCGCTCGAGCCCGACGACGTCGCGGACGCGCTGGCCGAACACGATCCCGACGTCTTCGGCTTCGTCCACGCCGAGACGAGTACCGGGGTGCTCCAGCCCGACGTGCCGGAGCTCACCGACGCGGCTCACGACCACGACGCGCTCGTGATCGCCGACAGCGTCACGTCGCTGGGCGGCGTGGAACTGCGGGTCGACAAGTGGGACATCGACGTGGCGTACTCGGGGCCACAGAAGTGTCTCTCCTGCCCGCCGGGTGCGAGTCCGCTCACCCTCTCGGACGAGGCGATGGAGAAGGTCCTCTCGCGCGAGGAAGACCCTCGCTCGTGGTACCTCGATCTCTCCTTGCTCGAGGGCTACTGGGGCGAGGAACGCGCGTATCACCACACTGCACCGATCACGAACGTCTACGCGCTCCGGGAGGCCCTGCGCCTCGTCGCCGAGGAGGGAATCGAAGACCGCTGGGCGCGCCACGAGCGACTGGCCGGTGCGCTGAAAGCCGGGATGGAGGCGATGGGTCTCGAGATGAACGCGCCCGACGAGTACTGGCTGCCGAGCCTGAACGCCGTCCGCGTCCCGGAGGGCATCGACGACGGCGAGGTCTGCGACGCGCTGATCGAGCGATACGACCTCGAGATCGCCGGCGGACTGGGCGATCTCGCCGGCGAGATCTTCCGGATCGGCTGCATGGGCCACTCCGCGCGACCAGAGAACGTGATCTACGTCGTGACGGCGCTCGGTGACGTCCTCGAGTCGATGGGTGCGGCCGTCGATCCGGGTGCAGGCGTGACTGCGACGCGCAACGCGCTCGAAGAATAA
- a CDS encoding metal-dependent hydrolase, with protein MFIGHALFAFAVAALVADWRGWDRRPALFVGIVAGAFAAIPDIDVAYAFVGLLEWQAADGALGASTAFWDASRVVHRSVTHSLVVGAIAAPAFGLLAVRGRTARARALRTVAIGALGALVVVALVWDGPLAAFVMGLFAASGILVARWAARASPLSPSTVALAALWGLWSHPWGDLVTGSPPDWLFPFGSPALESRVVLHSDPTLHLLGAFGIELAAIALALATICRLTDRSLLGFVDRRAGVGAAYGVAALAVTPPTLEVSYHFVFSILGVGLLCGVVRDTPSLTFPRATSRRFPSSDAVLERSLTALAAVALALAAYAIVYLFVVPT; from the coding sequence GTGTTCATCGGTCACGCCCTGTTCGCGTTCGCCGTCGCGGCGCTGGTCGCCGACTGGCGAGGCTGGGACCGCCGACCGGCCCTGTTCGTCGGAATCGTCGCGGGCGCGTTCGCCGCGATTCCGGACATCGACGTCGCGTACGCGTTCGTCGGCCTCCTCGAGTGGCAAGCGGCCGACGGAGCGCTCGGGGCGTCGACGGCCTTCTGGGATGCGAGTCGGGTCGTCCACCGCTCGGTCACCCACTCGCTGGTCGTCGGCGCGATCGCCGCGCCGGCGTTCGGTCTGCTCGCCGTCCGCGGTCGCACCGCTCGAGCGCGAGCCCTTCGGACCGTTGCGATCGGCGCCCTCGGTGCTCTCGTCGTCGTCGCACTCGTCTGGGACGGCCCGCTCGCCGCGTTCGTGATGGGGCTGTTCGCGGCGAGCGGTATCCTCGTCGCTCGCTGGGCCGCGCGAGCGTCGCCGCTCTCGCCGTCGACGGTCGCCCTCGCCGCGCTGTGGGGCCTCTGGTCGCATCCGTGGGGCGACCTCGTTACCGGCTCACCCCCGGATTGGCTCTTCCCGTTTGGCTCCCCCGCGCTCGAGTCGCGCGTCGTCCTGCATTCGGACCCGACGCTCCACTTGCTGGGCGCGTTCGGGATCGAACTCGCCGCGATTGCGCTCGCACTCGCGACGATCTGTCGGCTCACCGACCGGTCGCTCCTCGGGTTCGTCGACCGCCGGGCCGGGGTGGGCGCGGCGTACGGCGTCGCCGCGCTCGCGGTGACGCCGCCGACCCTCGAGGTGTCCTATCACTTCGTTTTCTCCATCCTCGGCGTCGGCCTCCTCTGTGGCGTCGTTCGGGACACCCCTTCGCTGACGTTCCCACGCGCGACCTCTCGCCGATTCCCGTCGTCGGACGCGGTCCTCGAGCGTTCGCTTACGGCACTGGCAGCCGTGGCGCTCGCACTGGCCGCGTACGCGATCGTCTACCTGTTCGTCGTGCCGACGTGA